The genomic segment AATCAGGAGCAGGGGACGCGGGTGCGGTTTTGACAGACGCACAAATGAACCAATCGTGAGGCTGAGCCGGGCGGCGCTATATCCGGCTGCAGTGAACTGCCTCTGAGGAAGTGAAGTCCGAACAACATGAGTTTCCACTACGGCCAGGTACAGAAATACTGcctttgtgttttatatatgtttGTTATAACAACGTACGAACATTGTTGAACAACTTTATCaactgttttattattgtaCATCACGTTTACACGACTTCGTAACCCGAGTGAAGCGTTAgctcctgtgttttctttgctaGCAGCGAGTTGGTTTGTCGTGAATCTTTCACTTCGGAGGAGTAAAGTCTGATACTTGAGCTAAGTTAAGCTAACAGCTGCTCCATGGAAAGAGTCACCGCGGCTAGTTGAACGTTGTTACTGTCGCTGATGTGGAAGTTAAGTCAGCAAAGTAGAAGTAGCCTTAGTGCTATGTTGTTATCCTGTACGTAGCAAACAGCTGGACTAGTGGTATTGACACATCTGTTAGCAGCATTGAAATGTAGATGTTGCAATTTTGCCCAAAACCACTACTTTGAATTGGTATCGAGTAATTATATGTCTCAACCCAGCGAGGAAAACTTCCCCACAACTGAACGTATGTCTACATTATGTACACATGTGCAACTCCTGAACATAAATGACGTGAAACACAGAGAATCTCCCCAGTTAACATCCCAGAGATCACCGTGGTGTATTCATGTTTTGTCTGATCAACAGTCCAAAACTCCAATATAGTTTATATATAGTAACTGCTGCTGATAAATGTAGATCAACACATTTATCTTCCTGGGAAATGTGAAGCTGAAGGAGTACTGAACTGCAGACAATGGAAGATACTCAAGTACAGTGCAAGATTCTTCTAAACTCTTAAAGTTCAgctaaagtaaatgtacttagttacttcCCACCACTTGGTACTACATTTTGGAATTatgctttttattgtttctgttaAAACTACAGCAGTTGTCGCAGGTATGGTAAGGTGCATGTATAATGGAAGTCAAATTATtccaaaaacagaacaaacaagcAAAAGAATACATGTTAAacaatacatatacatacacacacatttaaatgagttaGTAAATGTACACAATAAATTGCATGATGCTGCAATTTAGCAAAATAGAGACTGTTTACATACTGTGTAGAACAGTACTGACACGTTTAGGGCACATTTAGAAATGagtgaacaaaacaaaatacaaataaataatataaataagaatagaatttaaaaacaaaattaagtaTAGAAAAAGGTTGCAACCTTAATATTCAGGAAACAGTATTTTGCCAGCtgatttattcagttttaacattttccaGATTTCCAAGAAGACATCCGGTTTACATCTTATAATTGAGGTGTTCGTAGGATGCTGTTTCTGTGGCGGTGTTAAACCGTTCTTGATTATTTGGAGGTTCATGCTTCTTCCAGTGTTTCAGAATGACCCGCTCAGCAGTGGTTATGACAACTTCAGATATTTAGTGCTCACACCTTTAATATCTTTTCGAATGTACCACTGGGTACTTCTATACATATATCTAAAAACCTCTCTATACCTGTGGTACTCTGTGGAAATATAATGCTGCTACCTGTCAATGCTAATGTGCTCATATAGTTTTGGTGACCTTTGTTTGTCATTTAAGGGCTATCCAGGAGGGGGCAACCCACCACCAAGTGCTCCATATGGTGGGAGCCGTGGTCCATATGGGTCCCCCCACTCATCTCCATACGGAGCTCCTGCTGGTCCACCAGGAGGTCATTATGGCGGCGGTGGAATCCCAGGTCATGCAGGGCAATATGGGCATGGACCAGGCGGTGCCCCCAGTGGGCATTATGGCGGTTACGGGGGACAGCATCATGGAGGACCCTATGGCCACCATGCTCCTGCAGGTAACTATAGGTTGACACTGGGGCCGTGTAAGAGTCCTCTGCTTCCTCCGCCTGTGGGAGTTGAACAAGCAGATTCTAAACGTGAGGAGGCTGCAGATAGCCTCTCATTCCCATCCTCTTCATTGCTTTTTCTCTCGTCTCCTCGCTCTCTGGTGAGATGATGGATAGAAAATGACTTGCGTTCCCAGACAGTCATGTAGAGACAGGGTTCAGTTTGTGCCcctcagcaggattacacagctGGAGTGATGACTCCAGTAATACTAAGTGAGGGCTAAACAGAGTAAGAGACAGATGGGTAAagagtgtgtagtgtgtgtgtctgtatgtgatTACACTGTTTCCTGTAGCAGCTAAGTGGAAGTCAGAACCTGAAAGCCACCGTTGCCATCACTCCCCACAGGGACAGAATCTATCAGGGTCTGGCCTGAAGTGTCACCTGTCCCTCTCTGCCCATTCATTTTTCTGACAACCAGCCCACTCTCCACTCCACCCCTCGTCTTGTACCATATTTTCTCACACTCCCTTTCTTCTCCATGTATTCAGGTAATGGCCTCTTGCCCCcacactccctctctgtctctcaggtggCTTGTTCACAACCTTTAAACCCACCTACACTGAGCATGTTTAAGTAAGGTTGGGGGAGGTATTCTTCAACAGAATGTCAACTGGTTAAATGACCTTAAGGATTCATTATCCCTGAGTTTAGCGACAGTACTTAAAGCAGGGATCCCAAACCTTTCAACCCCTGACCCCTACAGTAAAGATGCTGGAGACTTGGGACCCCTCGTCGTTCCTGGAGGTCGATGAAACATACAAAGATATTGATTTTGGCTATTTCTCACAAAACAAAATCTACATACACATGTCACAATGTTTCCTGTTGTACTGTAAATTGACCCATCGGTGAGTCGCGACCCCTAATCTAGGAACACATGATTAACAGGGCAGTGGAAATATTGCACATCATTATTGTAATATGTATCTATGAAATCTTCCAGTAAAATGTTTAtacctcctttcttttcttaacaCCTTTAAAATATAGGAATTATGTGACTGACCAATTATATACAGAGCATATTCTATGTTACTGTCATTCCAGGTATACTACTATTCTTCCTACCATAAGCAAAAGACTCAGTCAAAGCACACATGCATTATTTTTTATGATCAGGTTTCTGCTTAAGAGGGTCAGCACAGCTTCAACTGTCAGACAGCAGAAGTGTTTCTTCATCTCTtgataaacagttttttcttttgcattggAACGAGGCAGATGCTGAATTTCTAACAATGttcactgtctttttcttctttctttgactaactctttttttcttccacacatCAGCTTCTCCTCAAAGCCAGAGAGACTATGAttgtagaaaataaaaggatgggaaaacaggaaagaaaataaatagaaataattgGAAGTGATGGAAATGGGGTATATTCATTCTTCACCgccctcttcatcctcttgttGTTCCTCTGTGCAGGTAACATGCCTCCTGGCATTAACCCAGAGGCGTACCAGTGGTTCCAGACTGTTGACACGGACCGCAGCGGCTTCATCAACCTAAAGGAGCTGAAGCAGGCGCTCGTCAACTCCAACTGGTCTGCTTTTAATGACGAGACCTGCCTCCTGATGATCAGTAAGTCaagcagctgcagtgaaatgaaacGCTCAGTGGAGTGTGGGTTAGATCTGTGTTGATAAAAGCGTTTTGATGGGTTTCTTGAGTGACACAGACTTTAACTATGTAAAATACAATAGAGAGATCAAAACGGATACAGCAATGGGGACAGGGGCAGTTACTTAGGATAAAGGAGTTCTCAGAAAAAGAAATTGGGACTAGTAGCCAAGCAACATTTCCCAAGTTAATCAACAGGAATCTCCTCATGACTCAAAAAAATGCCTGAGTCATGTTTGTCTTGTTGACTGTTTTGCAACCACCTTGCATTCCAGTGGAATTTCCAGGGTGTACATTGACAGCAAGGAGAGGTGTGACTTCTGTGCATTCCTTCTAGATAGCACAAGAAAAGATCCAAGGTGGCCGCTCGCTGTAAACATACTGGAAATGCACTTTTTGAAAGATTGTGCAACATCAGCTGAAGAAAACCAATGTTTGATTGAATGTGCTGTGTTTTCTATTTCCTCTCAGACATGTTTGACAAGACCCGGTCAGGTCGAATTGACCTGTTAGGCTTCTCAGCGCTGTGGGACTTCATGCAGCGGTGGAGGGCGTTGTTTCAGCAGTATGACAGAGACCGTTCAGGGAGCATCAGTGGCACAGAGCTGCAACAAGGTATTCctgttactgtatgttaaaaGTCAGTTGTCAGTATAATTATCCaaattttttttcatccagatccatgaattattccatgGAAAATCTGGGAAAGAGTATAAAAGGCCTATCTAACAACGTTACAGGAAGTGAAAACGAATTCCTCACACTGCCTCTTTTTCCCGCAGCACCAACATTTAgtgggttctttcttgacccatgATCCATCCCTCCCAAAATGCATTCATTAATTCTGTAATCTTGCTAActtactaacaaacaaacaaaataaatgggATGGGGTGAAAAcatcccccccccacacacacaagtagAAGAATATAAAttcactcttttctctcctcagccCTCGCTCAGATGGGCTACAACCTCAGTCCCCAGTTCTCCGAGACGCTGGTGCAGCGCTTCACCCTGCGGGGCGGGCGACCTGGCATCCAGCTGGACCGCTTCATCCAGGTGTGCACCCAGCTGCAGAGCATGACGCAGGTCTTCAGGGAGAGGGACACGACCATGACGGGCAACGTCCGACTCAACTACGAGGATTTTCTCTCCGGGGCCATCAGCAGGCTCATGTGAGCCATTGACAGTCCCACTGCTCTGAGTTCACATCATCATAATTCCATGTTCAGGTCACATTCTGCTCAGTGTTCTCACATAAGTGCCCTCACACATCTATATGTTTGCAGTGGAACAGCCTGTGCACGTCATTCCGTGGCTTGTTGCTGTCAATAGATAAAGCTTTTATAAAGGCAACTAAAGGATTTATTACACATCTTAACTTTGACCAGGGGTCCTTCTGAAGGTCCATCTGAACGGGTCCATCTCACAACAGAGGACTTGGGTGACAATGGCAGTTAACACTTAAGTCCCTTGTTTACTAGAACCAATGTTTGATCAAAGGTATGAATAGTTAAAAATCCAGAGAGAGCACTTGTATACACATGTTGAATTTCCTGAATGTTTATCCAACAACTCTATTATCTACATTTCTGTCAGGACTGAATCAATGTATCAGCAATGTCTCTACTCCTACAGCGGAATACATGCATTACTGTGTATGACAGTGACTGTCTATATGCTGGACCTTCATGCAGCATTAACATGGTCCTttgccattaaaaaaaaaaactgttcaattCATATTAACTATACTCCGGAGTCTATAGGGAACAGATATTACTTAAAAGCACCACATTTATACAAATTCATTTTACAAATTATTGTTTCTTGGACTGTTTTTTACTCATTTCCATGTTTGCTAAATTGCTTCTCTGTAAGCCAGTATCaatgagatatatatatatgcattatttatatatatctttgaccaaaatataaaagattTAAATCTCTGAAAAAACAGGGTTTGCCAGCTTCAGTAAAATGATTGTGGGGCCAGTAACTGATGATACACTCCACTGTGTTATATGCAACATTCAAATTATTGAATGATGAAAATGCCAAAATGGTTCCTAATGCCTAAACATGccagaaacaaataaatgccTTTGTTTCACActctgatgtatttttttttctcttcatcgACAATCATTCACACTCACTTCAAACCACAAAGTGACAGGAACTGTTAGCATCCTCCATCTTCGTAGCAAAACAACGTAACTTTTTGGACTCATTATAGCTCAAGGGCACGCAACAGGTCATGCTGACATtgatcgccctctgctggatcatgaCGCAAACTACTTCAGACGCTCTGATTAAactatcttttttaaatgtaactaTTAATTACAGATAGAATATGAACTTTTCCCTCCCGCGAATGTTCAAACTTGGAATAAGTTTTTGGGGCAGATTGGTTGcacaaaagagcaaaaaaaagaaaagaaagaaaagcctGTCTTTCCCTTCCACATCTGgcgtttctcctcctcaccgtCTGTTACACCACTTGATCACAGTCTGTGTCAAAagtcctcctgcttctcctcgcCTCTCTCTAAATCACAGGCAATCCATCAAATCCTCTCGCgcatccatctcctcctctaCTCCCTGCCTTCCATCTTAATCTGAAGCTAAACTTAGCTGTCCCTGGTCCTTAAGCACACTTTGAGTCATATTCTCCCTGCCAGCCACACACTGAAGGTGAATGTGTTGAAGTGTGTGGACCACCTTCAGTAAGACTCTTGAGTTTGGGGACTGTAAAGTGTGGCTGAAAGTGCACCATGCTTGACGCTTGGAGCCCACAGAGAGCCGTGCCACAGCCTCTTTTAGCTTACGTGATTCAGCAGTGATTCAACTTAAGTCCTGACTGTCATTTCCCCTGTAATGAGGAATTTTCCCACCACTGGCCATGCCTGACATCTGTAATTAACTTTGGCAAATAGAGCAGGTCTACGGGGCTTCAGTTTGCGAGGATGTGACACTCCACTCTGTCAGTTTGTCAGTCGGATTGATAAGGCGGCTGTATTTTTTACATGAAAATCTTGTCTTGGCACCGCTCTAAATCTTATGTACCAATaaacagcagctgatgaaaTAATCCTGGCACTGCTAAAGGCTGGTAGTAAAGCAGAACTGGCACTAGGgatgttgttttcctccaggGGACGAGAACATTTCACTTTATCTGACAGGACTGATCAAATGCCAGTTCTGGCAACTACAAGatggacagacacagagggaggacTCATGTTTGAAGCATGAGGCATTATCACCCACACAGAATCCTGTTAATCACAACCATTTGAGCAGTCACTATAAGTAATAGTAACATAAAGATTTTGGAAATAGGACTATTTTTCACTCCCCTGCTTGTGCACAAATGACCAATGAGTCAGAACTGGTCATCGCTCCGTGACGTGCTGCGTTCAGCTCGCTGAAGATCAGCCTTCTTGTAGTTTTACAGAAAACTGGCAGCGTCATCAATCATGTAGAGCTTTGCCGAATCCCTACCCAGAAACCACTGTGGAGTATTTTCTTCCCCCTGTGAAATGGACACagtctctctgcctccttcatTAGCAGTTAAACAAAAGCAAAGCCTCCCTGAATAAAATGTCTCCTTCAGAATACCAAGCCCTCTCAGTGTGACTCTGCCTTTAAATGCCAAACggtgctttttaaataaataaaataaaatcctatCCTGACAGTTGAGGGGCTTATCATCcatgcgggggggggggggggggggggggggggccttgtCAACATGTTACACAACAATGGCGACAGATCTGTCAGGCTTTCGTGAGTGTTCCTCAAGAGGAGGATTCTGTTCCAGTGTTTGAACGCAGAAAGAGGCAGTATTTCTATGAATGTCAGTGCTGGAGAGAAGGACATAAACCAGTATATGttgtgtgaaaacacaactgTCTTAGATTAGAGGTTTTCAATTTTTTGGAAGGATCCCCGACAATAAATGACTCCAGGGACTCCCCCATGTCTGTCCCTTAGAAAACTGTAATTGCCTAAAGTAGTAATGTGAAAGACCAACACAAGAGAAATCTCTTAGAAAGatatttattgaattattttttaccTGAGAATTCCCATAAATGCTTTTCATCAATGGATGAAAGTGTAAACTCCTCACAGACCCCCTGGATGTCTGAGGGTCCTTATTTGAGAACCATCACATTAGACTGTATAGTCACAAAgcaaatgcttttttaaattgagttgATTAAGACACTTTGATACTTCTACAGCTTaataacatattttaataaaacaatgttttttttcttgttagtTGACGACTGAGTTTTAACTTTAGTTTAATTTTCTTTtgcattgagtccaaatgttgtttatttttaaacaaaactttgaaaatctgatttattCGCAGCATCCGTATCAATCCCAGCTCTAACAGAAGTCGTCATTGTTTGGATAGAACTTTaaaaagttgtgtgtgtttctgtgtttagtATTTCTCATGTCGAAGCAGTTTGGTATTTTGACCACTAGGTGGTAGTGAAGCTCTGGGACTCATTCAACTCTAACCCTCTTGGTTGCAAGCCTAGCGACGCTCTTCGGCCaatgaggaggaagcaggaagtggTCAGACGGAAGTTGCGTCGATCTGCCGCAGCATCGTCAACGTGCTGAAGGTGAGTGGagataaacagtctatggtggaGCCTAATGAATTAACCCCCGTGGAGAAGTAAACTCTGCGTGTCAGCGGGAACACGCAGCTCGTGAAGACAGCCCTGTGTGAAGTGTGTCGTGTTCGACCTTCGGCACGTTGTGTCGCTTTTGGTCCTCGACGTTCTCTGGTTAATTCACCAGTCGGACCGGCGCTACACCAAACCTCCTTGAAAAAACTGTCCATTTTATCTCTCCCTGCGTGCgctcaaagtaaaaacaagtgGTCGAACGTGAATGAATAAGTTTTATGAATCGTGGAGGTCTGGGTTGTAATTCGGCATGCATGTTACACAAGACAACACAGATTATCATTTAACCTTTAAATGAGTGTCATTGTCACaatgaaacaaacttaaatGTTTATACAACTACATTGACATTCAGTGTAAGTGATGACCTCTACTAAGACCCAACTGTCCTTCTAttaaaccacattcaaattcactagatcgagatttttttatttggatctgcaacatATTGCACAGTCATACTGGTCCCTGAACATTCCTGAGTCCTTCAACAAGATCCATGGATTCTTTATTATACTTTTATATTAAGTTCCATTCAAATTGGTTGACAAGTACAGTAGTAAACAAACTCAGACTGAAACAATCTCCTTGGCAGCGGTAATTACGTGACATGATGCTGACATTAGAAGTTTTCATCTGCCTACATTTGAGAAACTGGTTTGATTTAGCATCAGTTTGTTTCTCCATTTGTTCGTCCACTCATCATTTTATAAGTATTGATATTTAAACACTCAGAGCTGGCTGCAAGACATGGTTTTAGAAATACATATCTCTATATGGTTGTCAGAAAGATCAGAAATACCACAACTAGTTTTCATTTGATGATTTAATaggattaaaaaacaataaacagacaaacaatacAAGTAGGTTCATGTTGTATAAGTCTGATGGAATTCATTTGTGCAATTGCACATGATTTGGTTTAACTGTCAGGATCAGTTTTGAACCACAAGGGGGAACCAGTGGAatagaaatcacattttaaaccagAACTAATAATATAAGTATTTTTACACCGTCTTCTCTTATGAGTAAATGGCCTCCATTTCCCTCCAGTTATATTCATAACTCTTAATTTTCCTTTCCCCTATGTAGCGCCTGGGAGCAAGAGCTGTGTGCAGTCATGTGGCCTGTTGTGTGGACTGCGATGCGGACCTACGCTCCCTACATCACCTTCCCTGTCGCCCTTGTGGTCGGAGCGGTGGGCTACCACCTAGAGTGGTTCATCAGAGGGACCCCCAAAACccgggaggaggagaagggcaTCCTTgagctgagggaggagaggaagctgctggaaCAAGCTGGCATGGACAGCACGCAGGTGCTTAGCCTGAAAGACAAACTGGAGTTTACGCCCAAAGCTGCTCTGAACAGGAACCGGTCAGAAAAAAGCTAACCGTCTGTCACTGTCGTTAAAGACTGGTGTTTGTCCTTTTTCACAGCGGGAGGATCGTGCACTTGAGGTGAATCAGAGGGAGAACACACCTTTTCAGCTGATACATTCTTCCTCACTCACGGCCACCAAAACTCTTCAGGATGCCTTTTGTCCATTTCAGACACTTTCTAGAAGCAGGAGGGTTAAAAATGAAGTCAAATATACCATATATGTATGTGATTTTCTGACCTTCCACTTAATGTTGCTTTAATCAATAGCTAAAGCAAGTCTCTGGAATCTTTCAGTGTTTAGGATTTGAACTGAATTAAAAGGTGTGTCTGCTGGCCTGACGAAAAAGGTTTACATTGTCCGTTTTATTGGAATCTACCTGTGCCGCTGACATGTATTATTGTGGCTTGTTACTAAATCACACGCATGTAAATTCTTTATCTTCGTGTTCCAAGGctgtcacacacagatgtttctccttttaatcttttctttaCGTTAAGAAACGTGTGATTGTGAACATAAAAGTGAAAGAAGAAAGGGACTTTGTTCATAGTTCTTTTTATCTCATGAAACCTCCGATGGTATGTGACAAAATAAGCCAGCGTTGTGGGAGGTCTCTCAGGAAGTTTAAGCTGCTTAGTCCTATTGTCTGAAACATCCACATGATACTTTCATTTTAGAAAGTCTGGGTTTTGTTTGCGCACCCAAAAttttagttgtgtgtgtgtaagctgaaaaaatgtgatgaataaaatacatttgtatgCTGAAAGTGTGTCCAAATTAATTTTCCACTTGAGATTTTATTCAAAGTAATAAAACTTTTTGTCACATGCTtttttctgcagcattttttcCACATTAGAGGTTAAAGAAGTATCTGATCCACCCTCATTATGAAACCACTGCTGCCAAGGACAGCAAGTCAAATCAAATTCAAAGGAAGGAAGCAATGACTCCGATCAAGGAAATGACTAGAGAACACTGTAGACAAAGCAATAATAAATGGAGGAGTCATCAACCTATTGTTTGACCTATGGCCCATGATGAAGAAAAGACCAGTCCATTCAGAAAGCCCAgtatttgtattcatgttttttgtaTGTGAGAAACTAGATTTCTGGATTTTTCAGCACTTCAAAGCTGGCTTAAAATAGCTGCGGTCTGACCAGTAAGTCCCGAGGCTCATCTAAAAAGTTCCATCCTATTCTCAGTAAGCTTTCATGACCACAAGTTTTAGAGTGAAACCTCCAATACATCAAAGTCTGTTTTAGGATGACGAATGACTCTTACCCAGAGGAACGAATGAGAGAATTTACGAGTTACAAATAAAGAATTATTCAGtcagttcagttttttaaattaagaaaTACTTGCATGGAAATCATAGAattcacaacaaaataaacctgATATTATAAAACTCAAGAGTACAGAGTTTCTAAGgttatataaaaacacattttagttttgaatTAGTTAAATGATTTAATCAAGATTATCTAACACATTGCTGACACTTGAACTTGCCGCACTATTGGCTTCATCACAAATGAACTGCAGTAACTCATACAGACAATGGAAGTGTGGAATGTGGAGAGGTTGAAACTCAGTGAAGAAaggaaaacaataacaatacatacaaagtgaaaagtaaaagtgaaagtatgGGCTCCACTCATATCATAGAGTGTGACAACActcaacatgaaaaagaaactgtagaAGCTTGtaattttcataaaaactcaaaaggtgtttagttataaagtctggactaatgtaaaaaacatgggggcctccgtaaagaggaccccctcaatacaaatataaagtatttaaatataaagggccttgtctggggtaaagaaaactacaattcatatagtttagatgaaatgaactagtgaaaacatcatgaggattattctacattaaatgtctgccaatagatccctgtcacctaaatcttacacactgaacctttaaacacaaaagcaaaactgAATTCCATGACAGGAGAAAAATTAGAGCAACATAAATGGCAGCGAACCTCTATCAGACTCCATTAAAGTTACAACATCAAAGAatcaaagaaagacacaaaactaACAAGCACAGTAACAACACCAGTCCGTCAACCTGCTTTCTCAGGGACTGAAAGGAAAGCACACGGGCTGTGGGAGGTTTATACGCTGCTCCACTGACGACCTAATGGGAATCAGGAGTTGGTGATCCTGGTACCTAGAAGGGGTGTGGCAGAcgtgaaacagagaaagagaaagcaaGAAGCCACGAGACAGAGCAATGAGAACATATATTTATCCAAAGAATCAAATTAGCTGAGAAGAGAATCATAGCAATCACTTTGTACTGATAACAACACGTTAGTCTGGATAAGTTGAGCCACGTTTGAAAAAcagatcatttattttgtttgcattgCTGCAGTGAGATTGCACAATAAGATCACTGTTGGGCTTAACTGGCTCAAGTTTGAACTGCATCAAACCACTATAGCCAAACCTACAACAACCACATGTGAAAACATTCCTTTTGATAAAGACATCAGTAGAACAACATGTGGCTAAAATTGACTTTCTCCTTTTACGGGCAGCTCTCTACTCAGTCTCAGTCCATCAGTAATGTCACAGAAATAAACAGCGGTCCAACAAAATCATGATTCACCTTGGAAGGCCCGCCGACC from the Paralichthys olivaceus isolate ysfri-2021 chromosome 20, ASM2471397v2, whole genome shotgun sequence genome contains:
- the smim12 gene encoding small integral membrane protein 12, whose translation is MWPVVWTAMRTYAPYITFPVALVVGAVGYHLEWFIRGTPKTREEEKGILELREERKLLEQAGMDSTQVLSLKDKLEFTPKAALNRNRSEKS
- the pef1 gene encoding peflin, which gives rise to MSFHYGQGYPGGGNPPPSAPYGGSRGPYGSPHSSPYGAPAGPPGGHYGGGGIPGHAGQYGHGPGGAPSGHYGGYGGQHHGGPYGHHAPAGNMPPGINPEAYQWFQTVDTDRSGFINLKELKQALVNSNWSAFNDETCLLMINMFDKTRSGRIDLLGFSALWDFMQRWRALFQQYDRDRSGSISGTELQQALAQMGYNLSPQFSETLVQRFTLRGGRPGIQLDRFIQVCTQLQSMTQVFRERDTTMTGNVRLNYEDFLSGAISRLM